In Panthera tigris isolate Pti1 chromosome C1, P.tigris_Pti1_mat1.1, whole genome shotgun sequence, the following proteins share a genomic window:
- the AMY2B gene encoding alpha-amylase 2B encodes MKFFLLLSVIGFCWAQYAPNTKPGRTSIVHLFEWRWADIALECERYLAPRGFGGVQISPPNENVVINSPLRPWWERYQPVSYKLCTRSGNENEFKDMVTRCNNVGVHIYVDAVINHMSGNGVGAGTSSTCGSYFNPGNRDFPAVPFSHWDFNDGKCRTGSGDIENYNDPYQVRDCRLVGLLDLALEKDYVRSKIAEYLNRLIDIGVAGFRIDASKHMWPGDMKAILDKLHNLSTNWFPEGSKPFIYQEVIDLGGEPMKSSEYFGNGCVTEFKYGAKLGTVLRKWDGEKMAYLKNWGEGWGFMRSDRALVFVDNHDNQRGHGAGGASILTFWDSRLYKMAVGFMLAHPYGFTRVMSSFRWPRHFENGKDVNDWIGPPNNNGVIKEVTINPDTTCGNDWVCEHRWRQIRNMVMFRNVVDGQPFTNWWDNGSNQVAFGRGNRGFIVFNNDDWPLSLTLQTGLPAGTYCDVISGDKIDDNCTGIKIYVSGDGNAHFSVSNSAEDPFIAIHAESKL; translated from the exons ATGAAGTTCTTTCTATTGCTTTCAGTCATTGGGTTCTGCTGGGCTCAGTATGCCCCAAATACCAAACCTGGACGGACATCTATTGTCCATCTGTTTGAGTGGCGCTGGGCTGACATTGCTCTTGAATGTGAGCGATACTTAGCTCCCAGAGGATTTGGAGGGGTTCAG ATCTCTCCACCCAATGAAAATGTTGTGATTAATAGCCCTTTAAGACCTTGGTGGGAAAGATACCAACCAGTTAGCTACAAGTTATGCACAAgatcaggaaatgaaaatgaattcaaagACATGGTGACTAGATGTAACAACGTTGGT GTCCATATTTATGTGGATGCTGTAATTAATCATATGAGTGGGAATGGTGTGGGTGCAGGAACAAGCAGTACTTGTGGAAGTTACTTCAACCCTGGAAATAGAGATTTTCCAGCAGTCCCATTCTCTCATTGGGATTTTAATGATGGTAAATGTAGAACTGGAAGTGGAGACATTGAGAACTATAATGATCCTTATcag GTCAGAGATTGTCGTCTGGTGGGTCTTCTTGATCTTGCACTGGAGAAAGATTATGTGCGTTCTAAGATTGCTGAATATCTGAACCGCCTCATTGACATTGGTGTAGCAGGGTTCAGAATTGATGCTTCTAAGCACATGTGGCCTGGAGACATGAAGGCAATTTTGGATAAACTGCATAATCTAAGTACAAACTGGTTCCCCGAAGGAAGTAAACCCTTCATTTACCAGGAG GTAATTGATCTGGGTGGTGAGCCAATGAAAAGCAGTGAGTACTTTGGAAATGGCTGTGTGACAGAATTCAAGTATGGTGCAAAATTAGGCACAGTTCTGCGCAAGTGGGATGGAGAGAAGATGGCTTacttaaa GAACTGGGGAGAAGGATGGGGTTTCATGCGTTCTGACAGAGCACTTGTCTTTGTGGACAATCATGACAATCAGCGAGGACATGGAGCTGGAGGAGCATCTATTCTAACATTCTGGGACTCCAG ACTGTACAAAATGGCAGTTGGATTTATGCTTGCTCATCCGTATGGATTTACACGAGTAATGTCAAGCTTCCGTTGGCCaagacattttgaaaatggaaaa gATGTTAATGATTGGATTGGGCCACCAAATAATAATGGAGTAATTAAAGAAGTTACTATTAATCCAGACACCACTTGTGGCAATGATTGGGTCTGTGAACATCGGTGGCGTCAAATAAG GAACATGGTTATGTTCCGAAATGTAGTTGATGGCCAACCTTTTACAAACTGGTGGGATAATGGTAGCAATCAAGTAGCTTttggaagaggaaacagaggatttattgtttttaacaatGATGACTG gccaTTATCTTTAACTTTGCAAACTGGTCTTCCTGCTGGCACATATTGTGATGTTATTTCTGGAGATAAAATTGATGACAATTGTACAggaattaaaatttatgtttctgGGGATGGCAATGCTCATTTTTCTGTTAGTAACTCTGCTGAAGATCCATTTATTGCAATTCATGCTGaatctaaattataa